In the Alistipes sp. ZOR0009 genome, ACCAATAGGAACACCTTTAGCCACGAGCACCTGCATTACAGGCACGATTCCGGTAGCCCCGGCGTATAGCGGAATGCCCACCAACACGGCAACAGGAACGGCAAATGGGTTATCGGGCGAGAGGTAGCTCTCGAAGAAGCCCTCAGGAACATAGCCATGCATGCCTGCACCAACGGCAATACCTACCAGCACGTAAATCCAAACCCCTTTTACAATTCCCCAAGCATCCTTGGCAATGGTAGGGAAACGCTTGGCAAAGGTGGTATGCTCGGCCTGCCACACCAAAGCCTCCTGCTGCGAGGTAGCTTGTACCTTACGCACCCACTCGCTTAGCATCGGCTCTAGCTTCAGCTTACCGAGAATAAAACCGCCAACCACACCCAGTATGATTCCGCTTAAGGCGTAAATAAGCGTCACCTTTAAACCAAAGGTTCCTAAAAACATGGCTACAGCCACCTCATTTACCAACGGCGAGGTTATCAGAAACGAGAAGGTTACCCCCAACGGAATACCTCCCTTTACAAAACCAATGAAAAGCGGAATGGAGGAGCAGGAGCAAAATGGGGTGATGGCGCCAAAAAAGGAGGCCAGCACGTACTGAAATCCGTACAGTTTACGAGTTGCCAAAAAGGTTCGTAGCCTATCTATAGGAAAGTAGGCATTTACCACCCCCATTACCAAGCTGATGGAGAATAGCAGCAGCATGATCTTGATGGTGTCGTACACAAAGAAGTTGAGCGCAGCCCCAAAATGGGTGTCGGCGGCTATTCCGAATATGCCGTAAACCAGCCAGTCGGCAAAATTTTGTATCATCAATCTAATTTAATTGTTGTGGAACAACGTCTATAAATAATATAAATCAATTTTTTATACTTTCAGGAAACCAAGAGCGCGTTCTGTTGGCAACCCGAACAAGCAGCAGCATAACGGGTACCTCTACCAGCACGCCAACCACGGTAGCTAAGGCAGCACCCGACTGCATACCAAAAAGCGATATAGCCACAGCCACAGCGAGCTCAAAAAAGTTACTTGCACCAATCATGCCGGCGGGAGCAGCAACATCGTGCGGCAGCTTCCATACCTTGGCCCAACCGTAGGCTACAAAGAAGATAAGCACCGTTTGGATAACCAGCGGGATGGCAATTAGCAGAATATGTAGCGGATTATTCAGAATCGTTTCGCCCTGAAAGGAGAAAAGTATGATAAGCGTAAGCAGCAATCCGAGTATGGTGTAGCTATCGAACTTCTTTACAAAAACGTTATTAAAGTATTCGATACCATGATGCTTAACCACATACCAGCGGGTTAATACTCCCGCTCCAAGAGGAATAACCACAAACAGAATAACCGAGAGCACAAGGGTATCCCAAGGAATGGCTACCCCACTAACCCCAAGCAGAAAGGCAACTATAGGAGCAAATGCTACCAGAATGATAAGATCGTTTACAGCAACCTGAACCAAGGTATAGGCGGCATCGCCTTTGGTAAGGTAGCTCCACACAAAAACCATTGCAGTACATGGCGCAGCGCCCAAAAGTACGGCACCTGCAAGGTACTCGTTGGCCAAGTTTTCTGGTATAAAAGCTTTAAACAATACGTAAAAGAAAAGCGACGCAATACCAAACATGGTAAATGGTTTAATCAGCCAGTTGGTAACGCAGGTAATTACGATACCTCGGGGTCGCTTTCCCACATTCACGATGCTATGAAAATCAACCTTCAGCATCATCGGGTATATCATCAGCCATATTAGTATGGCTACCGGAATCGAAACGTTGGCATA is a window encoding:
- a CDS encoding permease, which codes for MIQNFADWLVYGIFGIAADTHFGAALNFFVYDTIKIMLLLFSISLVMGVVNAYFPIDRLRTFLATRKLYGFQYVLASFFGAITPFCSCSSIPLFIGFVKGGIPLGVTFSFLITSPLVNEVAVAMFLGTFGLKVTLIYALSGIILGVVGGFILGKLKLEPMLSEWVRKVQATSQQEALVWQAEHTTFAKRFPTIAKDAWGIVKGVWIYVLVGIAVGAGMHGYVPEGFFESYLSPDNPFAVPVAVLVGIPLYAGATGIVPVMQVLVAKGVPIGTALAFMMATVGLSLPEATMLKKVMTLKLIGIFFGLVGLFIIISGYLFNLIL
- the arsB gene encoding ACR3 family arsenite efflux transporter → MEETKGIGFFEKYLTVWVALCILAGIGIGQLAPSVPQFLGKFEYANVSIPVAILIWLMIYPMMLKVDFHSIVNVGKRPRGIVITCVTNWLIKPFTMFGIASLFFYVLFKAFIPENLANEYLAGAVLLGAAPCTAMVFVWSYLTKGDAAYTLVQVAVNDLIILVAFAPIVAFLLGVSGVAIPWDTLVLSVILFVVIPLGAGVLTRWYVVKHHGIEYFNNVFVKKFDSYTILGLLLTLIILFSFQGETILNNPLHILLIAIPLVIQTVLIFFVAYGWAKVWKLPHDVAAPAGMIGASNFFELAVAVAISLFGMQSGAALATVVGVLVEVPVMLLLVRVANRTRSWFPESIKN